One window from the genome of Bdellovibrio sp. NC01 encodes:
- the lysC gene encoding lysine-sensitive aspartokinase 3, with the protein MAKLIVSKFGGTSMGDAECMLRSSEVAFRQGSSVVVVSATSGTTNDLIALGKTAETQTWEEAEKILAKIKTRHQKIAADLKLSDDSNKKLNSLFEEMESLAKGVHLLKDCSVKAMDALMSLGERMSSVLCTQAMATVLQKQGSNKSAKLFDVRDILRTDDSFGKAKPQTKEIAELASKQLGFLRDYKTVIVTQGYIGRTEEGMTTTLGRGGSDYSAAIVAEGVGADVLEIWTDVAGIATTDPRICPKAKPIDEISFKEASELATFGAKVLHPATLLPAIRKNIPVFVGSSFDAEAKGTWIRKDVDDYPLIRAMAMRKKQILVTLSTPEMLHAHGFLFQIFKIFNDHKVSIDAITTSEISVSVTLDDSTLLNKKLIQDLSEIADVQVEDNLTLISLIGNNINHTPGLGKQIFETIADINVRMICLGASKHNFCFLVSEDKSTEAIQRLHQKFVEA; encoded by the coding sequence GTGGCAAAGCTCATTGTTTCAAAGTTTGGTGGGACTTCCATGGGAGATGCCGAGTGCATGCTTCGCAGTTCCGAAGTGGCATTCCGCCAGGGTTCTAGCGTGGTTGTGGTTTCCGCAACTTCTGGAACGACAAACGACCTGATCGCGTTAGGTAAGACAGCTGAAACACAAACTTGGGAAGAGGCTGAAAAGATTCTTGCAAAGATCAAGACTCGCCACCAAAAGATCGCAGCCGATCTCAAACTTTCTGACGACTCTAATAAAAAATTAAATTCCCTCTTTGAAGAGATGGAGTCTTTAGCAAAAGGTGTTCACCTTTTGAAAGACTGCTCTGTCAAAGCGATGGACGCGTTGATGAGTTTGGGCGAAAGAATGTCGTCTGTTTTGTGCACGCAAGCAATGGCGACGGTGTTGCAAAAACAGGGTTCGAACAAATCTGCAAAACTTTTTGATGTGCGCGATATCTTAAGAACCGATGATTCATTCGGAAAAGCGAAACCACAAACCAAAGAAATTGCAGAGCTTGCAAGTAAGCAGCTGGGTTTTTTGCGCGATTATAAAACTGTGATCGTGACTCAAGGTTATATCGGTAGAACTGAAGAGGGCATGACGACGACGTTGGGTCGTGGTGGTTCTGATTATTCCGCAGCGATCGTGGCTGAAGGTGTTGGCGCTGATGTTCTTGAGATCTGGACAGACGTTGCGGGTATCGCAACAACAGATCCACGCATTTGCCCGAAAGCAAAACCCATCGACGAAATTTCATTTAAAGAAGCGTCCGAGCTTGCAACATTCGGTGCGAAAGTTTTGCATCCAGCGACTTTGTTGCCGGCGATTCGTAAAAACATTCCGGTGTTCGTGGGTTCTAGTTTCGATGCGGAAGCAAAAGGAACGTGGATTCGCAAAGACGTTGATGATTATCCATTGATCCGCGCAATGGCGATGAGAAAAAAACAAATTCTGGTCACGCTGTCGACTCCAGAAATGTTGCACGCGCACGGTTTCTTGTTTCAAATTTTCAAAATCTTTAACGATCACAAAGTCAGTATCGATGCGATCACGACGTCAGAAATTTCAGTCAGTGTGACATTGGATGATTCGACATTGTTGAATAAAAAATTGATTCAAGATTTGTCAGAAATCGCAGACGTGCAAGTTGAAGACAATCTGACTTTGATTTCCTTAATCGGTAACAATATCAATCACACGCCAGGTTTGGGTAAGCAGATTTTCGAAACAATCGCTGATATCAACGTGCGTATGATTTGTTTGGGTGCAAGTAAGCACAACTTCTGTTTCCTTGTCAGCGAAGACAAAAGCACAGAAGCAATTCAACGTTTGCACCAAAAATTCGTAGAGGCCTAA
- the mltG gene encoding endolytic transglycosylase MltG, producing the protein MKKSVLVLLSSVVALVVAVGAVVGFLAYDFAHKRPSEVGQEVVYEVAPGTAFNTIAKDLENKGLVRNATFFSLYARFKNERSKVKVGEYLFRTNMLPDEVLSVLVSGKSIARSFTVSEGLSIYEIADLYEKEKFGTAAEFLSWARDGKLINSLLGENLESLEGYLFPETYMLTKYTDTKTLISNMVKRFLYVYNEIAPQSEIQGFTRNQIVTLASIIEKETGAPEERPLISSIFHNRLNRKMKLQTDPTIIYGKAEKSGKIVINITRADLTTPTRYNTYVIDGLPPTPIANPGREALLAAMKPAHTNFIFFVSKNDGTHIFSEDYKAHQKAVQSFQMNSKAREGHSWRELKEKKTSQVPAKH; encoded by the coding sequence ATGAAGAAATCCGTTCTAGTTCTTCTTTCATCTGTTGTTGCGTTGGTGGTTGCAGTTGGCGCAGTCGTAGGCTTCTTGGCTTACGACTTTGCTCACAAAAGACCAAGTGAAGTTGGTCAGGAAGTCGTTTACGAAGTGGCTCCTGGCACGGCATTCAATACAATCGCAAAAGATCTTGAAAACAAAGGCTTAGTTCGCAACGCCACTTTCTTTTCTTTGTATGCGCGTTTTAAAAACGAACGCTCCAAAGTAAAAGTGGGGGAGTACCTATTCCGTACCAACATGCTTCCTGATGAAGTTTTGTCGGTACTGGTTTCAGGTAAAAGCATTGCGCGTAGCTTTACAGTCAGTGAAGGTCTTAGCATTTATGAAATCGCAGATCTTTATGAAAAAGAAAAATTCGGAACGGCTGCAGAGTTTCTGTCATGGGCTCGCGACGGAAAATTGATCAACAGTCTTTTGGGTGAAAATCTTGAAAGTCTGGAAGGTTATTTGTTCCCTGAAACTTACATGCTTACGAAGTACACGGATACAAAGACTTTAATTTCAAACATGGTGAAAAGATTCTTGTACGTATACAACGAAATTGCGCCACAGTCTGAAATTCAAGGTTTTACACGTAATCAGATCGTAACTCTTGCAAGTATCATTGAAAAAGAAACGGGTGCTCCTGAAGAACGTCCGTTGATTTCTTCGATCTTCCACAACCGTTTAAATCGCAAAATGAAACTGCAAACGGATCCAACGATCATTTACGGTAAAGCGGAAAAATCTGGAAAGATTGTGATCAACATCACGCGCGCGGATTTGACGACACCAACTCGTTACAACACGTATGTGATTGATGGTTTGCCACCAACACCGATTGCGAACCCAGGCCGCGAAGCCTTGCTAGCAGCGATGAAGCCGGCACACACGAACTTCATCTTCTTCGTCAGTAAAAACGATGGAACACATATTTTCAGTGAAGACTACAAGGCCCATCAAAAAGCCGTACAAAGTTTTCAAATGAACTCCAAAGCCCGCGAAGGACACTCTTGGAGAGAGCTCAAAGAGAAAAAGACTTCACAAGTCCCAGCAAAACACTAA
- a CDS encoding succinylglutamate-semialdehyde dehydrogenase — protein sequence MSTTIFPTTYKGDFINGRFSPVTKGDGEFKDISPADLNDLVMTVPFKHDHIDEACLAAKKAYPAWAMLTMEERRQYMLRLKEMYDANVEQMAQLISRDTGKPLWDAMTEAKALGAKVDITVNHSIKLIAEERIANALPQVDGVIRHRSRGVMAVVGPFNFPAHLPNGHIVPALIAGNTIVFKPSEQTPAVGQFMAELFEKANFPPGVFNLVQGDGAAGGRLVANEHVDGVLFTGSYEVGLKIKQETLTHYWKILALEMGGKNATIVWDDADMNKAIYESLVGAYMTSGQRCSGTSRIILHPKIADEFTEKFYQAAKKLSIGHWSENPFMGTLINEAAVEKYIRFQEIANRENCESLMRGKSLDLKHKGHYVTPSIHLVKKFDPNSVYQKSEIFGPNVAIYQSDNFDEVMNITNSTGYGLAMALFTKKKELYDEALFKARVGILNWNRTTNGASSRLPFGGMGKSGNDRPSAHFAIQYCTVPVASLEDPTAFDASKVLPGMNLDMK from the coding sequence ATGAGCACCACTATTTTTCCAACCACTTATAAAGGTGACTTTATCAATGGTCGTTTTTCTCCAGTTACAAAAGGCGATGGAGAATTCAAAGACATCAGCCCGGCTGATCTAAATGATCTTGTTATGACGGTGCCGTTCAAGCATGACCACATTGATGAGGCGTGCTTGGCAGCAAAAAAAGCTTATCCAGCGTGGGCTATGCTGACGATGGAAGAGCGCAGACAGTATATGTTGCGCTTAAAAGAAATGTACGACGCGAATGTCGAACAAATGGCGCAGTTGATTTCACGTGATACGGGTAAGCCACTTTGGGATGCGATGACTGAAGCGAAAGCTTTGGGCGCGAAAGTCGATATTACGGTTAACCATTCTATTAAATTGATTGCTGAAGAAAGAATCGCGAACGCCCTTCCACAAGTTGATGGAGTGATTCGTCACCGTTCACGTGGTGTGATGGCGGTTGTCGGTCCTTTCAATTTCCCGGCGCACTTGCCAAACGGTCACATTGTTCCGGCGTTGATCGCAGGTAATACAATCGTATTCAAACCTTCAGAGCAAACTCCAGCAGTTGGCCAATTCATGGCTGAACTTTTCGAGAAAGCTAATTTCCCTCCAGGCGTATTCAACTTGGTTCAAGGTGATGGTGCTGCTGGCGGTCGCTTGGTAGCGAATGAACATGTCGATGGCGTGTTGTTCACTGGTTCATACGAAGTTGGTTTGAAAATCAAGCAAGAGACTTTGACTCACTATTGGAAAATTCTTGCTCTTGAAATGGGTGGTAAGAACGCCACAATCGTATGGGATGATGCTGACATGAACAAAGCGATCTATGAGTCGCTAGTCGGTGCCTACATGACTTCAGGTCAACGTTGCTCTGGCACAAGCCGTATCATTCTTCATCCAAAGATTGCGGATGAGTTTACTGAAAAATTCTATCAAGCTGCGAAGAAGCTTTCGATCGGTCACTGGTCTGAAAATCCATTTATGGGAACTTTGATCAATGAAGCTGCGGTTGAAAAATACATCCGCTTCCAAGAAATCGCGAATCGCGAAAACTGTGAAAGTTTGATGCGCGGTAAATCTTTGGACTTGAAACACAAAGGTCACTACGTAACACCGTCAATTCACTTGGTGAAAAAATTTGATCCAAACAGCGTTTATCAGAAAAGCGAAATCTTTGGACCAAACGTGGCGATCTATCAAAGCGATAACTTCGACGAAGTGATGAACATCACGAATTCGACAGGTTATGGTTTGGCGATGGCGTTGTTCACTAAGAAGAAAGAACTTTACGACGAAGCTTTGTTTAAAGCGCGCGTTGGTATCTTGAACTGGAATCGTACGACGAATGGTGCAAGCTCTCGTTTGCCATTTGGTGGTATGGGTAAATCTGGTAATGACCGTCCATCTGCACACTTTGCAATTCAATATTGCACGGTGCCTGTGGCAAGTCTTGAAGATCCAACAGCCTTTGATGCGTCGAAGGTTCTTCCAGGCATGAATTTGGATATGAAATAA
- a CDS encoding arginine N-succinyltransferase gives MSFIIRSVRHDDLNQLFDLAKQFNLLNLPGDKRVLKEKIDRSEQSFANKLPKDKAEYLFVLEDLEEKLIVGSSLVIAKHGNDEVPHSAFKILKRDHFSSDLGIGFIHQVLRFQLDFDGPTEIGGLLVDKSYRRRPEKLGKQISLSRFLYMAIHPERFQERVLCELTPPLTEEGRSEFWEALGRRFTGLPYQEADLLSQSHKEFIESLFPQEDIYLALLDSKARLVLGRVGEATKPAQHLLESIGFHYLDEVDPFDGGPHYGAGLKEILPIKYGKRAKVTEFKDASYKDQMLIATTGEEFMAALCSVDLRDGEVAVAPKVRATLNLEIGDEVYLAPFHYNRGK, from the coding sequence ATGAGTTTTATCATTCGTTCGGTTCGACACGACGATTTGAATCAACTCTTTGATTTGGCTAAGCAGTTTAACTTGTTGAATTTGCCTGGTGATAAAAGAGTTTTGAAAGAAAAAATCGATCGCAGTGAACAATCATTTGCAAACAAACTTCCCAAAGACAAAGCAGAGTATTTGTTTGTCCTAGAAGATCTAGAAGAAAAACTGATCGTTGGTAGTTCACTAGTTATCGCAAAACACGGTAACGATGAAGTTCCACACAGTGCTTTCAAAATTTTGAAACGCGATCATTTCTCTTCAGATCTTGGTATCGGATTTATTCATCAAGTTTTGCGCTTCCAGCTGGACTTTGACGGCCCAACTGAAATCGGAGGACTTCTTGTCGATAAATCGTATCGTCGTCGTCCTGAAAAACTAGGTAAGCAAATCAGCTTAAGTCGTTTTTTATATATGGCGATTCATCCAGAAAGATTCCAGGAGCGCGTATTGTGCGAACTGACTCCGCCACTGACGGAAGAAGGTCGTAGCGAGTTCTGGGAAGCGCTTGGCAGAAGATTCACAGGTCTTCCTTATCAGGAAGCCGATCTATTAAGCCAATCGCATAAGGAATTTATCGAAAGCTTGTTCCCGCAAGAAGACATCTATCTGGCTTTACTTGATTCAAAAGCACGTTTGGTTTTGGGTCGTGTTGGTGAAGCGACGAAACCTGCGCAGCATTTATTGGAAAGCATCGGCTTCCATTATCTAGATGAAGTGGATCCTTTCGATGGCGGTCCACACTATGGCGCGGGCTTAAAAGAAATTCTTCCGATCAAGTACGGCAAACGTGCGAAGGTCACAGAATTTAAAGATGCTTCTTATAAAGATCAGATGTTGATCGCAACAACCGGCGAAGAGTTCATGGCAGCTCTATGTTCTGTCGATTTGCGTGATGGCGAAGTGGCAGTTGCACCGAAAGTGCGCGCAACTTTGAATCTTGAAATTGGCGATGAAGTTTATTTGGCACCCTTTCACTACAATAGAGGAAAGTAA
- a CDS encoding SH3 domain-containing protein — MTKRLIVFFFTLILPTLAWTQNNSFAELFKEGTQHYVAKEYEKSRDAFAKAVELDPHNATALTNLALAQFQLGKKPLAVGLLRKALAADPELSTARTGLKFVLSQMENRDVPHQLETYESVRAKLLAPVPLLAYLILTAVLLFAAGWTLLSYLGRRRTALSEEKAPPAVPVLGIVFCVGFIAFLTLLTLKIYDSNIMRATIAEDKVSLQTAPGDNQAAILDLYGGMEVIVKANDKDWSQVTYPGSLTGWIKSSSLIITSGQ; from the coding sequence ATGACGAAGCGACTCATCGTGTTCTTTTTTACTCTGATTTTGCCCACTCTAGCGTGGACTCAAAACAACTCTTTTGCTGAACTTTTCAAAGAGGGAACTCAGCACTACGTAGCGAAAGAATATGAAAAATCGCGTGACGCATTTGCCAAAGCCGTTGAATTAGATCCACATAATGCAACAGCGCTTACCAACTTGGCTTTAGCCCAGTTTCAGCTTGGTAAAAAGCCCTTAGCAGTTGGCCTTCTGCGCAAAGCTTTGGCCGCCGATCCTGAACTTTCTACGGCGCGTACTGGACTAAAGTTTGTGTTATCGCAGATGGAAAATCGCGATGTGCCACATCAACTTGAAACTTACGAAAGCGTAAGAGCAAAACTATTAGCTCCAGTACCATTGCTTGCTTATTTGATTCTGACAGCAGTGTTGTTGTTCGCGGCCGGATGGACGTTGTTATCTTATTTGGGCCGCCGTCGCACAGCCCTTTCTGAAGAAAAAGCTCCTCCGGCAGTTCCGGTTTTGGGGATTGTTTTCTGTGTGGGATTCATCGCGTTTTTAACATTACTGACTTTGAAAATTTACGATTCAAACATTATGCGCGCGACAATTGCTGAAGATAAAGTGTCGTTACAAACCGCACCTGGCGATAACCAGGCGGCGATTTTAGATTTGTACGGCGGTATGGAAGTGATCGTGAAAGCGAACGATAAAGACTGGTCACAAGTAACTTATCCGGGCTCACTCACGGGTTGGATTAAGTCTTCTTCTTTGATTATCACGTCAGGACAATAA
- a CDS encoding nitroreductase family protein, with the protein MEKTEFYQLLESRKSIRKYKTDEVPKEVIERILAAGMQAPSGKNRQNWRFFVVTGKKRDEYLAYSQKSWLGIKDILAQRLKPSLYQFTERFFFTLGDAPAIIFAYSHNDQEERYHTSIGSVYMAVENMNLACLVEGLGSCTMGAPLEIQKEVDQFLGVDKLPEYQKGELELLCAMVLGYPDHNPPKAPRQLEGRVTWLHE; encoded by the coding sequence GTGGAAAAAACAGAATTCTATCAATTGCTCGAAAGCAGAAAATCTATTCGTAAATACAAAACGGATGAAGTTCCCAAAGAGGTGATTGAAAGAATTCTTGCGGCCGGAATGCAGGCGCCATCTGGAAAAAATCGTCAGAATTGGCGTTTCTTTGTTGTGACTGGAAAAAAGCGCGACGAGTATTTGGCGTATTCGCAAAAATCGTGGCTAGGTATCAAAGATATTTTGGCACAGCGACTGAAACCTTCACTGTATCAATTCACTGAAAGATTTTTCTTCACGCTGGGCGACGCACCTGCAATTATTTTCGCGTACTCTCACAACGATCAAGAAGAGCGTTATCACACCAGCATTGGTTCCGTGTACATGGCGGTTGAAAACATGAATTTGGCGTGCTTAGTTGAAGGCTTAGGTTCGTGCACGATGGGTGCACCACTTGAGATTCAAAAAGAAGTCGATCAGTTTTTAGGTGTGGATAAACTTCCGGAATATCAAAAAGGCGAATTAGAATTACTCTGCGCGATGGTTTTGGGCTACCCAGATCACAATCCTCCGAAGGCTCCGCGCCAGCTCGAAGGCCGTGTGACCTGGCTTCACGAATAA
- a CDS encoding aminotransferase class III-fold pyridoxal phosphate-dependent enzyme produces MSSLVGHQIKQSDKVNNLIQELVGEVTKLNSQLTGIRGPQEEFKDAAKAKLDSTGLFRGRPLHYPYMGTGAGRGPYVELEDGSIKLDLINGIGIHLMGHSHPRVMAAAVRGSLADILTQGNLQPNNEYRLFTEKLVKLASKKSRLKHAWIATCGTMANENALKLSRQKNSPARMVIGFKDAFAGRSTMMAEVTDNPAYKQGLPEYHEVLRIPFFDKRDPKSGEKALSAFKEHVAKHEGNISVFGFEPMLGEGGYQAAPREFFVPILEFAKSKNIAVWADEVQTFTRTGEYFAFETLDLGQYIDLCTIAKTAQIGATLYTEEYNPKPGLIAGTFSGSSPSLSAGMEMLDMLGEGFLGPNGRINQIHKRFIDGLNKLNEGSCKGLASDAGGMGLMVAFTPHDGKKESVNTFLNKLFANGVIAFPCGKDPVRARFLIPAIIQDADIDVALKAIEKTLLEGV; encoded by the coding sequence ATGAGCTCTCTTGTAGGCCACCAAATTAAACAATCTGATAAAGTAAATAATTTGATCCAAGAACTTGTCGGTGAAGTTACTAAATTGAATTCACAACTCACTGGTATTCGCGGACCACAAGAAGAGTTCAAAGACGCTGCGAAAGCAAAACTAGATTCAACAGGTTTGTTCCGTGGTCGTCCTTTGCACTATCCGTACATGGGCACTGGTGCGGGTCGCGGTCCTTACGTTGAACTTGAAGATGGCAGCATCAAATTGGATTTGATCAACGGTATCGGTATTCACTTGATGGGTCACTCTCACCCACGTGTGATGGCTGCTGCGGTTCGCGGTTCATTGGCTGACATTTTGACTCAAGGTAATTTGCAACCAAATAACGAATATCGCCTGTTCACAGAAAAACTTGTGAAACTTGCTTCTAAAAAATCTCGTTTGAAGCACGCGTGGATTGCGACATGCGGTACAATGGCAAATGAAAATGCGTTGAAACTTTCTCGTCAAAAAAATTCTCCAGCACGCATGGTGATTGGTTTTAAAGATGCCTTCGCAGGTCGTTCAACAATGATGGCGGAAGTAACTGATAACCCAGCTTACAAACAAGGTTTGCCAGAATACCACGAAGTATTGCGTATTCCGTTCTTCGATAAACGTGATCCTAAATCTGGTGAAAAAGCATTAAGCGCATTCAAAGAACACGTGGCAAAACACGAAGGCAACATTTCTGTTTTCGGTTTTGAACCCATGCTGGGCGAGGGCGGTTATCAAGCAGCGCCTCGTGAATTCTTTGTTCCTATTTTGGAATTTGCGAAATCAAAAAATATCGCAGTATGGGCGGATGAAGTTCAAACTTTCACTCGTACAGGCGAATACTTTGCATTCGAAACTTTGGATTTGGGTCAATACATTGATCTTTGCACGATCGCTAAGACAGCACAGATTGGTGCGACTCTTTACACTGAAGAATACAATCCAAAACCAGGTTTGATCGCTGGTACGTTCTCGGGTTCATCTCCGTCATTGTCTGCGGGCATGGAAATGTTAGACATGTTGGGTGAAGGTTTCTTGGGACCAAACGGTCGCATTAATCAAATTCACAAACGCTTCATCGATGGCTTGAATAAATTGAACGAAGGTTCATGCAAAGGTTTGGCTTCTGATGCTGGCGGTATGGGCTTGATGGTGGCATTCACTCCACACGACGGTAAAAAAGAAAGCGTAAATACATTCTTGAATAAATTGTTCGCGAACGGCGTGATCGCATTCCCATGCGGTAAAGATCCAGTTCGTGCGCGCTTCTTGATCCCAGCAATTATCCAAGACGCGGATATCGATGTCGCTTTGAAAGCGATTGAAAAAACGCTTCTTGAAGGGGTGTAG
- the dusB gene encoding tRNA dihydrouridine synthase DusB, giving the protein MTPNEALKKNPFVLAPMAGITDHAFRTFMKKLDASVVVTELVSATGIEYKSEKTLKLMSFDETQRPIGIQLFGEDPETIAKAAQFAEAEGCDFVDLNFGCPVPKVVKKGAGSAMLKDPVALQKVLAAVKGAIKIPLTIKIRTGWDANSRNAIEVCNIAYNEGIEWVAIHGRTRAQGYNGLADWDFIADVKANTKIPILGNGDILTARQANLRLQQSGVDGVMIGRGCLKNPFIFMDALSLWRGEQPKDVNRDYQALFNSLKSEIVAHCDEHITGIQLRKFAAWFSTGYSGAAQFRKSLFQSKSNEEIMDLANAFFAGIGTVEQEDTSSEEFLMGGHG; this is encoded by the coding sequence ATGACACCAAATGAAGCCTTAAAGAAAAACCCGTTCGTGCTTGCGCCTATGGCCGGCATCACGGATCACGCTTTTCGCACATTCATGAAAAAACTTGATGCCAGTGTTGTTGTCACTGAGCTAGTGAGTGCTACAGGCATTGAATACAAATCGGAAAAAACTTTGAAGCTTATGAGTTTCGATGAAACTCAACGTCCGATCGGTATTCAATTGTTTGGTGAAGATCCAGAGACAATCGCAAAAGCTGCGCAATTCGCGGAAGCGGAAGGTTGTGACTTTGTCGATTTGAATTTTGGTTGCCCAGTTCCGAAAGTAGTTAAGAAGGGTGCGGGCTCTGCGATGTTAAAAGATCCAGTGGCTTTGCAAAAAGTTTTGGCGGCCGTAAAAGGTGCGATCAAAATTCCTCTGACAATCAAAATTCGTACAGGTTGGGATGCGAACTCTCGCAATGCCATCGAAGTTTGCAATATCGCTTACAACGAAGGTATCGAATGGGTTGCGATCCATGGGCGCACAAGAGCTCAAGGTTACAACGGTTTGGCTGACTGGGATTTCATCGCCGATGTGAAAGCCAACACCAAGATTCCAATTTTGGGAAATGGAGACATTCTCACAGCTCGTCAAGCCAACTTGAGACTGCAACAGTCGGGCGTTGACGGCGTAATGATCGGTCGTGGTTGCTTAAAAAATCCGTTCATTTTCATGGATGCCCTCTCCTTATGGCGAGGCGAACAGCCTAAAGATGTGAATCGTGACTACCAAGCCCTGTTCAATAGTTTGAAAAGTGAGATTGTTGCGCATTGTGATGAACACATCACTGGTATCCAGCTCAGAAAGTTTGCAGCTTGGTTCTCAACAGGGTATTCTGGTGCAGCACAATTCAGGAAGAGTCTTTTCCAATCCAAATCCAACGAAGAGATTATGGATCTAGCAAACGCGTTCTTTGCTGGAATCGGCACTGTTGAGCAAGAAGATACATCGTCAGAAGAATTCTTAATGGGCGGCCACGGTTAG
- a CDS encoding M20 family metallopeptidase, which yields MDFIEACRQFISIDSTPTHGNRELARWAAAFCRRHGLEVEEQEEIVGDLEQVNIIARPSKERPQAEFLLQNHLDTVDPGPFSLWTQTGSNPFDAHIMDGKIYGLGAADVKLDFLCKLWAIASFGNDRAWKLPPVLVGTFGEETGMQGALKLIRKNKIAAKMALIGEPSDLQLINAAKGFASVEIRVPFSDEELQYRQEHNLRESTSTQSKMFRGKAAHSSTPHLGESAISKMLEYLMMLPDSVNIMEIDGGINFNTVPSNAFLEIDIASPVKEPIGKKIVNIFRALKSMELQFLDYKDNEFHPSTPTLNIGLIRTNEDDVQISGSCRLPPIITHEVYETWMDELRAVCEKNGAIFRVNDYKKPYRTERNSILVKGCLDELRNLGLSDKPITQPSTNEASIFSRIGIECVCFGPGKREDNVHTPTEHVAIADLEKAIEFYKKIIERFCL from the coding sequence TTGGATTTCATCGAGGCTTGCCGTCAGTTTATTTCCATCGATAGTACGCCCACGCATGGCAATCGTGAACTTGCTCGCTGGGCGGCCGCCTTCTGTCGCCGTCATGGTTTGGAAGTCGAAGAGCAAGAGGAAATAGTTGGTGATTTAGAACAAGTGAACATCATTGCGCGTCCTTCAAAAGAAAGACCGCAGGCTGAGTTCTTGTTGCAGAATCATCTCGACACTGTCGATCCTGGTCCGTTTTCATTGTGGACTCAAACAGGAAGTAATCCGTTTGATGCACACATCATGGACGGCAAGATTTATGGTTTAGGCGCCGCTGACGTTAAACTCGATTTCTTATGTAAGTTGTGGGCGATTGCTTCTTTCGGAAATGATCGTGCGTGGAAGTTGCCACCAGTATTGGTTGGCACTTTCGGCGAAGAAACTGGAATGCAAGGAGCACTTAAACTTATTCGCAAGAATAAGATCGCCGCAAAAATGGCCTTGATCGGGGAGCCAAGTGATTTGCAACTGATCAACGCCGCTAAAGGTTTTGCGAGTGTTGAAATTCGCGTGCCTTTTTCTGACGAGGAATTGCAGTACCGCCAAGAACACAATTTGCGCGAAAGTACTTCGACGCAATCTAAGATGTTCCGCGGAAAAGCAGCGCACTCCTCAACACCGCATTTGGGTGAAAGTGCGATTAGTAAAATGCTTGAGTATCTGATGATGCTTCCTGATTCAGTGAACATCATGGAAATCGATGGTGGAATTAATTTCAACACTGTTCCAAGCAATGCGTTTTTAGAAATTGATATTGCTTCGCCGGTAAAAGAACCGATCGGCAAAAAGATCGTAAATATTTTCCGCGCGTTGAAAAGTATGGAATTGCAGTTCTTGGATTACAAAGACAATGAATTCCATCCAAGTACTCCGACTTTGAACATCGGCTTGATTCGCACGAATGAAGACGACGTGCAAATTTCAGGAAGCTGCAGATTGCCACCGATCATCACTCATGAAGTGTATGAAACGTGGATGGATGAACTTCGCGCGGTCTGTGAAAAGAACGGCGCGATTTTCAGAGTGAACGACTATAAAAAACCTTATCGCACAGAACGTAATTCGATTCTGGTGAAAGGTTGTTTGGATGAGCTTCGTAATCTTGGTTTGAGTGATAAACCCATCACGCAGCCGTCGACAAACGAAGCGAGTATTTTTTCACGCATTGGTATTGAATGCGTGTGTTTTGGTCCGGGCAAGCGTGAAGACAATGTGCACACGCCCACGGAACATGTTGCGATAGCGGATCTTGAAAAAGCTATCGAGTTTTATAAAAAGATTATCGAAAGGTTCTGCCTATGA